From Debaryomyces hansenii CBS767 chromosome C complete sequence, a single genomic window includes:
- a CDS encoding DEHA2C15246p (similar to uniprot|P36146 Saccharomyces cerevisiae YKR063C LAS1) — MSSTKRLKRNPTIVCYRDVQELVILKDWLYNFDDSRDNRYRAIQKVKALSSRGKLPHAIESTSLLTSIILTDPSEGGSNNDSNVLQLSYTMALIRFVNGLLDPFQQSNFAIPLHQLAKNLNLPSFFVELRHMGTHESLPNLNILRIASRQALNWLYDNYWNHVEETDDLEDSEDNEGEKLEINRVTPIIESCITNLKVFKKIRKQDLSLVIKFGNSSESGIKYWKAIGNLKGRLLGDPEVLIKTLIFKNFLVYNHDKLQAKESKKYRFNYLLIKLYKPLIEEFGTDFKLQLLFDIFSSLNAYIHDDIQSLDMKLGFEFKHGDEIKQIKEWASFLISDLLLLRTVTSEIYKCDSYEVLVNLMINKIQKVDINYQLEFMQVLQSSLEKLQANSQSKKDLCSKVTALYKQTKIKSLAAPPSLDDILNGAISEESSERPSKKQKTATHIKPIFLFKEHSSWNPVPFGTS; from the coding sequence ATGTCATCCACCAAACGGTTGAAGAGAAATCCGACTATAGTATGTTATAGAGATGTACAAGAACTAGTTATCCTAAAAGACTGgttatataattttgatgattCCAGAGATAATAGATATCGAGCGATCCAGAAAGTAAAAGCATTATCATCTAGAGGGAAACTACCACATGCAATAGAGTCGACATCATTGTTAACTTCTATCATATTAACTGACCCCAGCGAAGGAGGGTCTAACAATGACTCGAATGTTCTACAATTATCTTATACGATGGCTCTCATCAGATTTGTTAATGGGTTGCTAGATCCATTTCAACAGTCGAATTTTGCGATACCACTACACCAGTTAGCAAAAAACCTTAATCTTCCTAGTTTCTTTGTTGAATTAAGACATATGGGGACACATGAGTCATTACccaatttaaatattttgagaaTAGCAAGTAGACAGGCTTTAAATTGGTTGTACGATAATTACTGGAATCACGTCGAAGAGACAGACGACTTGGAAGATTCcgaagataatgaaggtgaaaaattagagaTAAATAGAGTCACACCCATTATTGAGTCTTGCATtacaaatttgaaagttttcaagaaaattcGGAAGCAGGATTTAAGTCTagtaattaaatttggaaattcCTCAGAGTCAGgcataaaatattggaaaGCAATTGGTAATCTAAAGGGTCGTTTACTAGGAGACCCAGAAGTTCTTATTAAGACACTAATATTCAAGAACTTTTTAGTTTATAACCACGACAAACTTCAAGCTAAGGAATCTAAAAAGTACagatttaattatttactCATTAAACTATACAAACCGCTCATAGAAGAGTTTGGGACTGATTTTAAATTGCAGTtgttatttgatattttcagtTCCTTAAATGCATATATACATGATGATATTCAATCCTTGGATATGAAGCTCGGCTTCGAATTCAAGCATGGAGATGAGataaaacaaattaaagaatgGGCTTCATTCCTTATTCTGGACCTCTTGTTGCTTCGCACTGTTACTTCAGAGATATACAAATGTGATTCATATGAGGTACTTGTCAACTTAATgattaataaaattcaaaaagtCGATATAAACTACCAGCTTGAATTCATGCAGGTACTACAATCTTCgcttgaaaaattgcaagCAAACTCACAAAGTAAAAAGGATTTGTGCTCTAAAGTAACCGCATTATACAAGCAAACAAAGATTAAATCTCTAGCGGCCCCACCATCATTGGATGATATACTAAACGGTGCTATATCAGAGGAATCATCTGAAAGACCCTCAAAAAAGCAAAAGACCGCCACACATATTAAGCCtatattcttatttaaAGAGCATTCGAGCTGGAACCCAGTACCGTTTGGTACGTCTTAA
- a CDS encoding DEHA2C15224p (weakly similar to uniprot|O59741 Schizosaccharomyces pombe), whose translation MKKNRVRIPKSCSVCRVKKIKCDRKTPFCGSCSENNTGHLCKYDQTAWLMEGPPESKSTASLQKEIFKLRSRITTLEARIEKQSMGLGSQSSTFSTSNSPPLLESNEQGSKKQTEDMILNTDQKSVNMSVKHLRMCYFGSTSTTFLMMNDKYTPELFADYMSDQLKKFKLKNTFLEIQDDRIFNEDPAPDICGQTDASIEDFPELPSLRIVNALVQRFFKVCYKFAPFFDEKIFMNEICLIFKKKKHISQEDINYKRSTISILLTMLRFAYLTLPLKEHHNNSLSVSDRELVSDILRCNVDISSSYIEYSKRLMINPGSLEKIDFRKIQAILLLRVYHMQSPENDNLAVDLNILISVAVQMARLHGLHKDPINLKLLDLDNNDIHLWRKVWALLVYFDSLQAFDLGVPMLIHEDEVETHPPFTNLESEQLWLPTEELKLEKFFKLNHIVSGLIRRAVLLTQANSGINIFEIDKLISEFEDTLNNKMRAFDQLYPANIADNVLELMLRMMLMRKLFSLAYLCFISLGDHGKKYSHIVIETGLNIIRVGYEFAKDPTIVTCLEFETVIAPTIWNPVKVVFLLISGILIRSLKGEVSITEAVRSFKFDDSSSTLAWVQVYGGNEKEILRGLISKFEEYHLLSTNLSVRYFDCYHICITLKYFMNYLRNNNAEILQSQSEALRNSPILENVTKSRANINSAAINDFWNKDIHYEATFDEFLSFFNYNTDPFLNDL comes from the coding sequence atgaaaaagaatagaGTAAGAATTCCTAAGTCTTGCTCAGTTTGCCGGGTGAAAAAGATCAAATGTGATAGGAAAACACCTTTTTGTGGGAGCTGTTCCGAGAATAATACAGGTCATTTATGTAAATACGATCAAACGGCATGGTTGATGGAAGGTCCCCCTGAAAGTAAATCTACAGCTAGCTtacaaaaagaaatatttaaattgaGATCGAGAATTACTACGCTTGAAGCAAGGATAGAGAAACAACTGATGGGTTTGGGCTCCCAGCTGCTGACTTTCTCTACCAGTAACTCGCCTCCATTGCTCGAAAGCAACGAACAAGGGAGTAAAAAACAAACAGAAGACATGATATTGAACACGGATCAGAAATCGGTTAATATGAGCGTCAAGCATTTGAGAATGTGTTATTTTGGATCCACATCGACTACGTTTCTTATGATGAACGATAAATATACACCGGAATTATTTGCAGATTACATGTCGGATCAATTAAAGAAGttcaaattaaaaaataCATTTCTTGAAATCCAAGATGATCGAATATTCAATGAGGATCCCGCCCCTGACATCTGTGGACAAACAGACGCTCTGATTGAGGATTTTCCAGAGCTCCCGTCGCTCAGGATTGTCAATGCATTGGTGcaaagatttttcaaagtgTGTTACAAATTTGCGCCATTCTTTGATGAGAAGATATTTATGAATGAGATATGTCTTATCtttaagaagaagaaacataTTTCACAAGAGGACATAAATTATAAGAGAAGTACAATCTCCATTCTTTTAACTATGCTAAGGTTTGCCTACCTCACATTACCATTAAAGGAGCACCATAATAATTCGTTGCTGGTATCCGATCGTGAATTAGTGCTGGATATCTTGAGGTGCAATGTGGATATTTCGTCTTCCTATATTGAATACTCGAAACGGCTCATGATCAATCCTGGTAgtcttgaaaaaattgatttcagGAAAATCCAAGCAATTTTGTTATTACGTGTGTACCACATGCAAAGTCCAGAGAATGACAATCTAGCAGTAGacttgaatatattaatttctgTGGCCGTACAGATGGCTAGGCTTCATGGGCTTCATAAAGATCCGATTAACCTTAAATTGCTCGATTTGGATAATAACGATATACACTTGTGGAGAAAAGTTTGGGCCTTGCTTGTGTATTTCGATTCGCTACAGGCTTTTGATTTAGGGGTGCCCATGCTAATACATGAGGATGAGGTTGAAACTCATCCACCGTTCACTAATTTGGAGAGTGAGCAACTCTGGTTACCCACCGAAGAACTCAAACTAGAGAAATTCTTTAAACTTAATCACATTGTCTCAGGATTAATCCGACGAGCAGTGCTTTTGACGCAAGCTAACCTGggaataaatatatttgaaattgacaAGTTGATCTCAGAGTTTGAAGACACGCTCAATAATAAGATGAGAGCATTTGATCAGCTATATCCAGCTAACATAGCCGATAATGTACTAGAGCTTATGCTCCGTATGATGTTGATGCGAAAACTATTCTCCTTAGCATATTTGTGTTTTATTAGTTTAGGTGATCACGGAAAAAAGTATTCACATATTGTAATTGAAACGGGGTTGAATATCATCAGAGTAGGCTATGAATTTGCAAAAGACCCTACTATTGTAACGTGCTTGGAGTTTGAGACAGTAATTGCTCCTACGATATGGAATCCTGTAAAGGTTGTGTTCTTACTCATAAGTGGGATTTTAATCAGAAGCTTAAAAGGAGAAGTCTCAATAACAGAAGCAGTTAGGAGCTTCAAATTCGACGACTCGTCCAGCACTCTAGCATGGGTTCAAGTATATGGCggaaatgaaaaagaaattctACGTGGTCTAATTCTGaagtttgaagaatatcattTATTGAGTACTAACCTTTCGGTACGTTATTTTGACTGCTACCATATATGTATTACATTAAAGTACTTCATGAATTATTTGCGTAATAACAATGCTGAAATTTTGCAGTCTCAATCAGAAGCGCTTAGAAACTCCCCCATTTTAGAAAATGTGACAAAATCAAGAGCGAATATAAACTCTGCAGCCATCAATGACTTTTGGAATAAAGATATACATTACGAAGCGACATTTGACGAATTTTTGTCGTTTTTTAATTATAACACCGATCCCTTTTTGAATGACCTTTAA
- a CDS encoding DEHA2C15180p (similar to uniprot|P32907 Saccharomyces cerevisiae YNR002C FUN34): MTSTGSIELKAKVSHESYQPSKIVICGDGEELIRLGDKMFYRHELMTAFGGTLNPDRYAPYPVHQFGNAAAVGLSGYSLTTFVLGLFYSGAAGIEVPNVVVGLAMFYGGAVMFLSGSWELVIGNSFAGTVLTSYGCFWLSFGSMNIEAFGIAAAYADEPEQLANATGFFLIGWFIFTFLMTLLTVKSTLLFFALFVVLDILFVVLAAANFTGSAATKAGGIVAIIASLLGWYNVFAGVANKQNSYIIANPIAMPIFGKYQ; this comes from the coding sequence ATGACATCAACAGGCTCTATAGAATTGAAGGCAAAAGTCTCTCACGAAAGCTACCAGCCCAGTAAGATTGTCATTTGTGGAGATGGAGAAGAGTTAATACGTCTTGGGGATAAAATGTTTTATAGACATGAGTTAATGACTGCCTTTGGAGGTACATTGAATCCAGATAGATATGCTCCATATCCTGTTCATCAGTTTGGGAATGCTGCAGCAGTGGGATTGTCTGGGTATTCGCTTACAACTTTTGTTCTCGGGTTATTTTACAGCGGTGCCGCAGGGATTGAAGTTCCTAATGTGGTTGTTGGTTTAGCCATGTTTTATGGAGGTGCTGTTATGTTTTTATCTGGATCTTGGGAGCTCGTGATCGGTAACAGCTTTGCTGGAACTGTATTGACTAGTTATGGATGTTTTTGGCTTTCATTTGGAAGCATGAATATTGAAGCATTTGGTATCGCAGCCGCATACGCTGATGAGCCGGAACAGCTTGCTAATGCAACTGGGTTTTTTCTTATCGGCTGGTTCATTTTCACATTCTTGATGACTTTATTGACAGTAAAGTCGACTTTATTGTTTTTTGCTTTGTTTGTCGTATTAGATATCCTTTTTGTGGTCCTAGCAGCCGCAAATTTTACTGGCAGTGCTGCAACAAAGGCAGGCGGTATCGTTGCAATTATTGCCTCACTATTGGGTTGGTATAACGTCTTTGCTGGTGTTGCAAATAAGCAAAACTCTTATATCATTGCCAATCCTATCGCAATGCCtatatttggaaaatatcaatag
- a CDS encoding DEHA2C15136p (similar to CA1448|IPF14728 Candida albicans), translating into MVQDSDGSISGIILGCSVAIISSAIQSLGITLQRKSHLLTHCIGHNHHYHQRYKRNMWFLGFMLFIIANVFGSLIQLTTLPLIILSPLQSIGLIFNAILSCLLLPGEKFTKKLAIGTMVIANGAFIVAFNGNVEPAPVDDNKNKEFKLILEKLTRKSFLGWFMTTYFVIAVLILLNLIISRRKQNLKRLRKRRSRLQTTLLSKYQFTMGINYGLIAGTLTAHTFLFAKSLIDVVIEIILRDKHSFSNIFQSSNFTPYLLLIIMLAIIACQLTAFNLGLTQISTSILYPLCFLVFNLVNLINDLVFNSLLSDHRITYGQLSMVILGLIGVLLGVVIISCDSTYGDSGKDDINNLKFPYNENSTLLSPSTYSLHTIESSKMSYEQNQLINSLGI; encoded by the coding sequence ATGGTACAGGATTCGGATGGTTCAATATCCGGTATCATACTCGGATGCTCTGTAGCTATCATATCATCGGCGATTCAATCTCTAGGTATTACATTGCAAAGAAAATCACATTTATTAACACACTGTATTGGTCACAACCACCATTATCATCAGAGATATAAAAGGAATATGTGGTTTTTGGGATTTATGTTATTTATAATTGCTAACGTTTTTGGATCATTGATACAGCTTACTACGTTGCcgttgataattttatcaCCGTTACAGAGTATCGGACTCATATTCAATGCAATTTTAAGTTGTCTACTATTGCCAGGTGAAAAGTTTACCAAAAAGTTAGCGATAGGAACTATGGTTATAGCTAATGGGGCTTTCATCGTAGCATTCAATGGTAATGTGGAACCAGCGCCCGTAgatgataataagaataaagaatttaaattaatattggaaaagtTAACCCGCAAGTCATTTCTCGGGTGGTTTATGACCACGTACTTTGTGATTGCAGTATTGATTCTCTTGAATTTAATCATATCACGCAGGAAGCAGAATTTAAAAAGattaagaaaaagaaggaGTAGGTTGCAGACTACATTGCTTTCTAAATACCAGTTTACAATGGGGATTAATTACGGTTTAATAGCAGGAACTTTAACGGCTCATACTTTCTTGTTTGCCAAATCATTGATTGATGTGGTCATAGAAATAATCTTACGTGATAAGCACAGTTTCAGTAATATATTCCAGTCAAGTAACTTCACACCATATTTGTTATTAATCATAATGCTTGCAATAATTGCTTGTCAATTAACAGCGTTTAATTTAGGATTAACCCAAATATCCacttcaatattatatccATTATGCTTCTTGGTCTTCAACCTTGTTAATCTTATTAATGACTTAGTTTTCAATTCACTACTATCTGACCATAGAATTACATATGGGCAATTATCAATGGTTATACTCGGATTGATTGGGGTATTATTAGGCGTGGTTATTATTAGTTGTGACTCTACGTATGGCGATAGCGGTaaagatgatattaataacTTGAAGTTTCCTTATAACGAGAATTCAACATTATTAAGTCCTTCCACATACAGTTTACATACCATAGAAAGTTCGAAGATGTCGTACGagcaaaatcaattaataaaccTGCTTGGAATATAA
- a CDS encoding DEHA2C15202p (similar to CA3388|IPF6755 Candida albicans) produces the protein MLAPSLSWAEAKQFLSIFWPPKPTFIPAEYPDLAGKVVIVTGGNTGVGYQTAKLMSGVCNAKVYILSRNEAKTKLAIDNIQMEIKREQNKDVNLRFIKLDLSDLPTIKQTANDFLKEEDRLDIIIHNAGVMTPPMGSKTAQDYDLQWGTNVLGPFLLQKLLDPLFIETSKKNPTNLSRVVWASSTAHLSAPDKGGIYWDDVNFEDPSKKYSNGEIYGQSKAGVIINAIQWSKRYSNENIVSISLCPGGLKTDLQRHLPGFVRSVLNLLLYDAVFGAYTEMFAAVSPEVTSENNNHRMILSFGRFGIIRKDIEEGANGENGEKYWNYAEKQVSKYL, from the coding sequence ATGCTAGCACCAAGTCTTTCCTGGGCGGAAGCAAaacaatttctttcaattttctgGCCTCCCAAACCAACTTTCATTCCTGCTGAATACCCAGATTTAGCTGGCAAAGTAGTGATTGTTACTGGTGGTAACACTGGGGTTGGTTATCAAACTGCTAAATTGATGTCTGGTGTCTGTAATGCCAAGGTCTATATTCTCTCTAGAAATGAAGCAAAAACCAAACTTGCAATAGATAACATCCAAATGGAAATCAAACGAGAACAGAATAAGGACGTGAATTTACGATTTATTAAACTTGATTTAAGTGATTTACCTACGATCAAGCAAACTGCGAACGATTTCttaaaagaagaagatagaCTAGATATTATCATTCATAATGCAGGTGTCATGACTCCTCCCATGGGGTCCAAAACAGCACAGGATTATGATTTACAATGGGGTACTAATGTTCTCGGACCATTTTTATTGCAAAAGTTATTGGACCCACTTTTTATCGAAACTTCTAAGAAAAATCCAACGAATTTAAGCCGTGTTGTATGGGCTTCCTCTACTGCTCATTTAAGTGCTCCTGATAAAGGAGGGATCTACTGGGACGAtgttaattttgaagatccttccaaaaaatattcaaatggTGAAATATATGGCCAATCCAAGGCTGgtgttattattaatgcAATCCAGTGGTCAAAAAGGTATTccaatgaaaatatagtttcaatatcattatgcCCTGGGGGATTAAAAACTGACTTGCAAAGACATTTACCAGGTTTTGTTAGGTCGGTTTTGAACTTACTTTTGTATGATGCAGTTTTTGGTGCATACACCGAGATGTTTGCAGCTGTTTCCCCTGAAGTAACATCAGAAAATAACAACCATAGAATGATCCTATCTTTTGGTAGATTTGGTATAATaagaaaagatattgaagaaggtgCGAATGGTGAGAATGGAGAGAAGTATTGGAACTACGCCGAGAAACAGGTTTCAAAGTATCTCTAA
- a CDS encoding DEHA2C15158p (similar to uniprot|P32907 Saccharomyces cerevisiae YNR002C FUN34) gives MTSTESIELKDRTSHESFQPSKVKLCGDGEEFIIIGNKKYYRHELMTAFGGTLNPDRYAPYPVHQFGNAAALGLAAFGLTTFVLGLYYTGAMGIAVPNVVVGLALFHAGTMDFLTGIWELIIGNTFAGTVLTSYGSFWLAFSTLFIESFGIIDAYADEPEQLANATGLFLIGWFIFTMLMTLMAVKSTVMFLSLFIGLDFTFLLLAIANFTGNAAVSKAGGVFAIIAAVSGWWCAFAGTANKQNSYFTANPIQLPVFGSNK, from the coding sequence ATGACATCAACAGAATCAATAGAATTGAAGGATAGAACTTCCCATGAAAGTTTCCAGCCCAGTAAGGTGAAACTTTGTGGTGATGGAGAAGAGtttataataattggaaATAAGAAGTATTACAGACATGAGTTAATGACTGCCTTTGGAGGTACATTGAATCCAGATAGATATGCTCCATATCCTGTTCACCAGTTTGGGAATGCAGCAGCCTTGGGTCTAGCAGCTTTTGGTCTTACAACATTTGTGCTTGGGCTATATTATACTGGTGCCATGGGAATCGCAGTCCCTAACGTTGTGGTTGGATTAGCTTTATTCCATGCTGGAACTATGGATTTTTTGACAGGCATTTGGGAACTTATCATTGGTAATACCTTCGCCGGAACAGTTTTGACCAGTTATGGATCTTTTTGGCTTGCATTTTCGACTCTATTCATCGAGTCATTCGGGATCATTGACGCCTACGCCGACGAACCAGAGCAGCTAGCAAATGCTACCGGCTTGTTCCTCATTGGCTGGTTTATTTTCACAATGTTAATGACTTTAATGGCCGTGAAATCAACAGTTATGTTTTTATCCTTATTTATTGGGTTGGATTTCACTTTTCTCCTTCTAGCTATTGCTAATTTTACTGGTAATGCTGCAGTTTCGAAGGCGGGTGGTGTCTTTGCTATCATCGCTGCAGTTAGTGGTTGGTGGTGTGCATTTGCTGGTACTGCTAATAAGCAAAATTCCTATTTTACAGCTAATCCTATCCAATTACCTGTTTTTGGAAGtaacaaataa